From the Nitrospinaceae bacterium genome, the window GAGCGTGCCGTCTTTCTTTTCAAGACGCTTGACGGTGAACTCGCCGCTGAGGACGGCGACGACGATTTTTCTGTCGCGGGGCTCAAGGGAGCGGTCTACCACGAGAATATCTCCGGAATGGATACCCGCCCCGATCATCGAATCGCCGTCGGCGCGCACAAAGAAAGTGGCGGCGGGGCGC encodes:
- the umuD gene encoding translesion error-prone DNA polymerase V autoproteolytic subunit; protein product: RPAATFFVRADGDSMIGAGIHSGDILVVDRSLEPRDRKIVVAVLSGEFTVKRLEKKDGTLRLLPENNAFPSFDIIDDMDFEIWGVVTSVIHAL